The genomic DNA GCGAACTCCACGTCTCCCAGATGCAGCTTGCGCGTGGTCATGGTATCGACCAGAGCGGCGATATCCCGCGCCGACCGCTCGTTGAGCAAGGCGGCATGCTCCGGCCGTAGCTGGCCGGTGGCGTCGAACAGGTCCTTGGTACTGGCGGCGTACCGCTCATAGCCGATGGCCGGGCGCCCGAACGCCTCGAACGACGCCGGCCCGAAGCTGCGCACGGTATTGAGCCCGTGCGCGCCGGCGGCCTCGGCCATGGCGGCGCGCTCGCCGTGCACCATGTCGCCCAGCCAGGCCTCGTTGGCAATGCCGACCGCCAGATCCTTGCCCAGCGCGAACACGGTCTTGGCGCCACCGCTGCCAAGCCGCGGTCCCAGGTAGGCCTCCAGCCGCACCCGTTCGCGGCTGCCGTCGGGCCGGCGCAGGAATACGTTGCCGTGGTGGTCGATCTTGAAGCTGTGGCCGGCGTAGGGATCGGGCTGCGGCGACAGGCGGCGCCAGCTTCCGGGCTGCGCCAGGTCGATCTGGCTCTTGGCCGGGTCCTGCGCGTAGGCGCCGCGGCGCAAGGCGAACTCAGGCACCAGCACCTCGGTGCGCATCACGTCGGCCACCTGCTGCGCCAGCATGCGTCCCTGCGGCCCATGCGCGCCGTCCAGCGCCAGCACGATGGGCTGGCCGGGCTCCCAGTCATGCGCCAGCTGGAAGGCGAGCTCGTGGGCGCCGATGCCCTCGCCTGCCTCGCCGCGCAGCCCGCCCTCGGGGCGCACGGCGCCGACCACCACCAGATGATCGCGGGGCGCGTTGACGCGCACCGCCGGCTCGCCGAGCGCCAGTTCGGCCCAGCGGTCCGGCGCCTGCCGCCAGCTGGCCGGCACCGGATCGCCCGCGGCGCGCGCGCCATGCTGGCGCACCGGCTTGCCGCCGCTGGTGACGGCTACCACCGGCAGCGCCGGCATGGCGCCGTGGAAACGGCCACCGTCCTGCACATGCACCGGCGCACCGGACGCGGCCATGGTCGCGGGATCGGCGGCCACGCGCAGGCGCGCGCCATGGGCCAGGTCGCTGCCCGGCGCGCGGAACGCGTCCACCTCCAGCCGGCCGTCGGCGCCATAGACGCGCGCGTTCAGCCCGGTGGCCAGCTGCTGCACCAGCGACACCGCGCCGTCCTGCCCGTAGCAGCCGTACAGCACCACCGGCGTGCCTTCCTGGTAATCCGGATGCGCGCGGATGCGGTCGATCACCGCCGGCGCATCGAGCAACGCGGACGGACCGTCGCCGGCCCGCATCGCGATGCCGCCAAACAGGCCCTCGGCGCGCACGGTGAAATGCCCGGGAACCTGGGGCACCGACACCGCCACCGCCTCATCGTCAAAGGTCTTGTGCCCGGCCTGCTGCGCCAGGTCCAGGTCCGCGCGCCCGCGCGGAAACTGCTCCAGCTGGGCCAGCACGTCGATGCGGCGGCCGTCCTGCTGGCGCACCAGCGGCAGCCCGGCACTGAAGTCGTCGGGCAATGCGGCGCGGATCTCGCCGTGGTAATCGGGATTGAGCGCAAACCCTTGCGCGTGCGGCTTGTGCCCGCGCAGCGACAACGGCACGGTGCCGACCACGCTGCGCGCGTCGACCGCGCCGTGGCGCGCCGCCTCGCGCTGCGAGACTATCGCGATGCGGAAGTTGCCGCCCGCCTGCAGCGCCGGGCCGAGGTCGCGCATGGCCTGCTGCAGCGACAGGAACGACGCCTCCGGCAGGCCCGCACGCAGCGGCACCGACAGCCCATCGCCATGGGTCACCAAGTAGTGCACGCCGGCCAGCCGCCCGCCGGATTCGTGGATGCCGTCGACGGTGGTCTCGATGGCTTTCGGGCTGGGCGCGCCGTCGCGCACCGACCAGCTGCCATCGCGGATCTCCGGCCGCGCCGCGGGCATGGCCGCCGGCCGGCTGCCCGCAGCGTCGGCGCGGCTGGCGGCAGCAGCCTTGCGCGGCAGTTGTCCGCCGTGCGCGACCACCGCCTTGGCGGCGTCGGCCAGCGGCGTGCGCGCCAGCGCCGGCCCACCCGGCAGCGGCGCGCGCGCGGCGCCCGGACCATGCGGCTGACCGCCGGCGGCGGCGCGTCCGTACAGCGTGATCACCGCCTGGTGCACTTCGGTCGAGAAGCCATCGACGGTCGCCACCCGCTCGCGCGAGACGCCGTCGACGGCGCCGGCATCGGCCGCGGCCTGCAGCACGCGGCCCAGTTCCTCCGGGCTCTGGAAGCGCTCGGGCATGTTGCCGCGGCGCAGCAGCAGCGCCGAGACCGCGTACGCGCCCCAGTTCGACACGCTGGCGGTGACCACATGGTCGACCGGCACCACCGCGGCGATATCGCTGCCGTCGAGCGCGCGCGGGATCAGCCCGCCCACGCCGCCCATGCCGGCCTCGTTGCCGCCGTCACCGACGCCCAGGGTCTCGATGCCGTCGATGGCATTGGCTTCCAGCACGATCTGGTCCAGCGCCGGGTTGAAGTCGTCGATGCCGATGCCGCGCATATTGTGCTTGGTGCCGCGCGCGCTGCGCGACGGCAGCTCGATCGCCATCACCCGGTCGGGGCCGACCTCGCGCAACAGCGCGCGCGCCGGCTCGGCCGCGCTGCCGACCGGTGCATCGAACACGCGGATATTGTCGAGCGGCTCGCCCATCTCGCGCAGGATGCCTTCCAGGATCGGCCGGTTGGCCGAATCGACCACATAGGTCACCTGCTTGCCGCGCAGCCGCAGCGCGCGGCCCAGCTCCGCGGTGCCCGGGGGGCCGTCGGTTTCCGGCATGTCCTTGGCCACCGAGAAGCCGGTCACCAGCATCACGTTGCTGGCGTCTTCCAGCGACGCCGCCGCGCGCTCGGCGCCGCCCGGCATGTAGAACTCGCGCAGGCCGCGGCCGATGTAGTTGAAGCTGATGCGGTCGACCGGCGCCAGGTGGCGCCCGCCGTCCACCAGCGCCAGCGCCGGCGACACGTCCGCCGCCTCGCCGAAGGCGGTCTTGAACACGCGGATATCGGGGCGGCGCCCCATCGCGTGCGCCAGGCCGGACACCCGCGACGGCTGGCCGGTGGTGAAGACGATGGTCGGCAGGGTCTTGTCGTCGGGCACCGCCGACGGGTCCAGCGGCTGCTCCAGCAGTGCGCCGCGCTCGATCAGGCCCTGGTCGACCAGCATCTCCACGCCCTTGCGCGCCTGGTACTGCATCGGGTCGATCAGCCTGACGTCGCTGCGGCCGATGGCATCGAGCTGCTGGCGCACCAGCGTTTCCAGCGCGGGATAGTGGGTGCAGCAGAACCACAGCGAGGTGGCGTCGGACGGAATCTGCTCGGCGTTCAAGTATTTCGCCACCAGCCCCTTGAGCTGCTCCAGCTGCGCGCCGTCGGCCAGGTGCATCAGGTTGTTGACCGCATCGGCCCACTCGGTCGCGCCGATCTCCTTGACCGTGACGCTGCCGCCGCTGGCCTCGGCCACCGCCTCCAGGTAGGCGTGCAGCCTGACCGTGCCGGGCGTGGCCACCACTACCGGGCGCGCGCCGCCCTCGGTGACGATCCTGGGCGCGGTCTGCATGATCAGGTTGACCACCTTGGCCTGGTGGGTGCCGGCCAGCGCTTCCGGAAACGCCGTGCAGGCGGTGTTGCAGGCAAACAGGTCGACCGCGCCCCTGGCCTTCTGCGCCGCGACCACGCCGGCATGGACCAGGTTCACCAGGTCGCCGCGCTCGCGCCCGCCGTAGGTACCGGCGGCATGGTCGGTAAACGCCACCACCTGCACCGCCTTGCCGGTCATGGCATAGGTGTGGCGCGCGATATTCTGCGCGGCCAGCAGTCCGCCGTTGCTGGAATCGAAGGCGGTGATGACGATCGCATCGTCCTGCACGCGGATGCCGAAGTCGGCCGGATCGATGCCGTCGGGCAGGAAGCGCCGCTGGATGCCCTCGAACAGCTGTGCCATGTCCAGGCCCGCGGGCAGGCGCTCGGCCGCCTTCTGCAGCAGTTCGTAGACGCCCTTCTGCACGGTCTTGTCGTAGCCGCGCACGCTGGTGGCGCCAACTTCCAGCGTGACGCCGTCGCGCGCCTTGTGGCGCGCCATGGTGTCGAGCAGCGCGCCCACGGTTTCCACGCTCGGCATGCCGCTGTCGCGCCCCAGCGCGCGCTGCACGCCGAAGCCGATCGCCTGCGCCGCCAGGTTGGAGTTCATGCCCGTCACCAGGTGGTCGGCGCCGACGTCGGACCAGCTGTCGGCCAGCTGCTCGGTCACTGCCATGTCGCGCAGCAGGCGGTCGCGCGCGGCGCGCATGCCGGCCTCGTTGCCGTGGTCGCCCACGGCAATGGTGACCATGTCGGCGATGTCGTTGGCGTCGATCAGCAACTGGTCGAGCATGGCGTTGCCGCGCACGCGCTCGCCGTTCAGCAGCCGGTATTCGTTGTTGGTGTTGCGCCCGGCCACTTCCACCGCCACCACCGCCTGCGGCTTGTGCAGCGCCAGCAGCGCGCGCGACTGGCGCCCGGCGCTGGCGAAGTCCCGGGCCGAGAAGGTCTCGACGCGCGCATCGGGCTGGTTCAGGTCCTGGCGCAGCATCTGGCGCAGCGTGCGCGCATGGGCGCGGTCGGTGACATAGACCACGTCCTTGCCCAGCGAGGCCAGGTAGGCGCCGAGCGAGGCCGCCCCGACCGGGCCGTTGGTCTCGGCGCGGCCATGGGCGGTCAGCGGACCGGTGACGATCATCACCGAGTCCAGGTCCGCCAGCGCGCGCGCGGCCATCTCGGCGCCGTAGGGCACGCCGATGTTTTCCATGCTGCCGTCGATCCACAGCACATTGTCCAGCGGCGAGATCGCGTTCTGCCGCAGCGACATGCGCGCCGGCGCTTCGGGCCCGTCGGCTCGCGCCACCACCGCGGGGCCGTGGCTCACCGTGCGGCGCTGCACGCCGGCCTCGCCGTCGCCCGACAGGTGGCGCGGCGCGCGCGCCAGCGCCGGCGTGCCGCTGGCGCCGCGGCGGCGCGAGGCCGGAGCCGGCGCGTCGGCGCGGCTGCCACCGCTGCGCTCGCCCGACCGGCTGCGCGCGGCGGACTCGGTCGCGTAGCGCGCCATGGCGCGGCTCATGGCGCGGTCCATCATGCCGTGGATCACCCGTTCCTGCAGCATCGCGCCGCGCGTGACCGCCATGTCGAAGGCCGCGGCGGTGCTGAGCCTGGCCGATTGCCAGGGCGTGAGCCGGTGTGGCGTGCGCAGGTCGGGGGCCGCGGCCGTGCCGCCGTTGCTGCGCTCCGGGGGCGCCGGCCTGGCCGCGGCCGGCGTGGCTTCACCGTCGGCCTGCTTGCCGGAGCGGCCGGACTGGCCGTCGGCATCGGGGCGTGCGAGCGGCTGGCTCTCGGCGTCGCGACCGGCCACGCCCTGGCGCGTGCTGGGCCGAGTGGGGGGCCGATTGGTGGACCGAGTCGCGCCCGGCACGCCCTCGCCGTCGCGGAAGGCCCCCAGCGCTTCCGGTGCCAGGCCGCGCCCCGGGGCGCCGATGCCGGCCGGATCGCCCGCGCCGGCGCCGCGCCCGCGCATGGCCTGGTAACCGTCGCGCACCGACTCGCCGATGCGCTTCTGCAGCGCCATCGGCAGCATCTGCGTGGCGCCCATCAGCAGCATGGCGCTGTTCTGCAGTTTCTCCGACACGCTCATCTCGCTGCCGTGCTCGGCGAACATGGCGGCCTGCTGCAGGGTCTGCACGCCGCCGATGCCGAAGCCCACGCCGTTGAGCACGCGGCTGGCGCTGCCGTAGTGGCCGGCGCTGTGGGTCAGCATGCCGCCCGCCATCTGGCGCAGCGGGCTGGTGCTGCCGGCCAGGCGGGTGCCGGCGTTCATCGCCAGCGCGCCGGTCTTGGCCAGGCCCATGCCGCCCATGCCCGCCAGCGAGCCGGCCACGTTGAGCCACTGCGCCATCGCTTCCTGGCTGCTGAAGGGATTGACCGAGCGGCCATGGTCCGAAATATTGTCCAGCGCGGCCCACGAGGTGCCGACGCCATAGCCCATGCTGCCCACCATGCCGACCCACGCCGCGGCCACCAGCGGCGTCAGCGTGCCGCCCGAGGCCACCGCCAGCACCCCGCCCGCGACCGCGCCGACCGCGGCCACGCCGAGGTTGACCCAGCCCCACACCTTCTCGCTGGTGGTGACGATATGCGCGTCCATCGCGGCGTAGTCGACATGGCCGTCGCGGCCCAGCTCCAGGTTCTCGGCAAAGTACACCGTGCCCTTGTCGGAGAGCAGGTTGTTCTCCTGGAAATCGCGCTTCGCGTCCAGTTCTTCCTTGCCATAGACGGCGCCCTGGTCGTCGACCCACAGGGTCTTGCCGTCCTTGCCCTCGAACGCGAACACCGAGGTCTGGTACGGCACTCCGCCGGGACCGGCCACGTACATCGGGATCGCCTTGACCGTGGTGCCGGCCTTGGCATCTTCCGCGATCTGCTCCCGGATCGCCTTGGCGTCGCCCTGCGGTGCACCCAGGGCGATGGCCGCGGACAGCCCTTTCTCGTCCGAGGCCTTGGCGCTGAGTTCTTCCTTGCGCATTGCCAGGCTGTCGAAGGTCTGCCGCAGGATTTCGTCCTTGTCGAGCTCGAAGCGCTGGTTGGCCTCCTTGGCCTCGTCGGTGCCGGCGTAGTCCTCGCTGCCGCGCTGCACCGCATTGCGCAGGTAAACGTCTGACATCACCGGCGCGTCCTTGCTCGACTTCAGCGACTGCTCGAATGCGGCCGACAGCCCGACATGGCCCCTGGCGGCGGCGTCCTGGGCACCGCCGTAGATGCGTCCCTGGCGCGACGAGCCGCCCTGGTTCATCATCATCAGCAGGCTGACCTCGTTGTCGCGGTCGCTCAGCCAGCTGGCCGTGCTGGTCGCGGCCGGGGCCGTGCCGGGCTTCGCCTGTGGGTTGCGCGCGTAATACCCGGCGTCGGCCGCATCGACCACCGCCGACAGGCCATGGTAGAAGTCGTCCCAGTCGTTGTAGCCCGGCGACTGGCTGTTGTTGCGCCCGGTCCAGTCGTTGCTGTATTCGGTCTTCACCGTATCGAGCAGCGTGCCGGCGTCTTCCTCGATCAGGTGCGGCGCCACTTCCTGCAGGTACACGCCCACCTTGTCGGCGTACATCTTCTCCTGGCCGATGATGGGCCGGCCCCGGTCGTCGTGGGTCTTGTTCTTCAGGCCCTTGTCCATCGACGCTTCGATCTGCGCCTTGAACAGGTCGCCGCTGAAGCGGTCGTTATGGACATCGACGTAAAGCTGGCGTTCCTCGGGCGTCTGCGCCGCATCGGCGCCGGCCTTGCGCATCTGCAGCGCGCCGGTGACGTCGCCGCTGTCCAGCTTCTGGTCGATGCCGCGGGTCATGGCGTCCACGCGCAGCGGCACCGAGCCCTCCATGTAGCCGAGCATCCGGTTCAGGCCGCTGGCGGTCTGGTCGCGCTCGGCCTGGCTGAGCCTGGGATCCTCGCTGCGCGCCTTGAGCTGCTCGACGGTGTAGCCGAGCAGGCCCTTCTCTGCGACGCCCTTGTCGTAGGCAATCCGGGCCGGATCGGTCGCCGGCAGGTCGGGGGCCGGAACCAGGCTGTCGGCGCCCAGCGCCTTGTACATGACGTAGCCGGCCGGGTTGTGTTCCATCAGCGCGCGCTCGGCCTGCGGCAGGTCGCGTGGCGTGGCCGAATTGGGGTCGGTCTTGGCCTGCGGATCCAGCGTCAGTCCCTGCGCCTGCGCCATCGCGAGGGTGGTGGGATCGTTCCGCGCCAGCTCGCGCTCGAACTCGGTGGATGGCGTCAGGTGTTCCATCTCGCCGGCGATGCGCCCGCGCAGGTCGACCCGGTCGATCAGCTGGCCCATGCCGCCTTCGGTGCCGTAGCGCGCCTTCAGGTCCTGCACCGCCTGCTGGCGATAGCTGTCCGGCACCTTGACACCCTGCCCCGACGCCAGCGCCTTCAGCTGCGCGTCGGCGTCGCTGACCTTGCCGTTGGCCAGGGTCAGGTCGTACGAACGGTCCGCCATCGAGATGGTGCGGTCGTGCGGATCGTTGCGCAGGTCCTTCAGGGCCTGGTCGGCGTCCTGCTTGTAGCCGTTGGCCGCGACCGTGTCGATCTCTTTCTGCATGGCATCGAGGAAGGTATCCTCGGCCTTTACCCGTTCCTGCCGTGCTTGCTCAAGGGCGTCGCGCGCCGCCACCAGCTGGTCGTCGGCCTCGAGCTCGAAGCGCCGGATGCCGCCGGGAATCTTCAGGTAGGCGGCCTGTTCCTCGGCGACTTTCGCCGCGGCCTGCTGCTCCTTGTCCTGCGCCAGCACCACGTTGAAGCGCGCGCCCTGGGTGTCGCGCGCCTGCTGCGTGCCCTCGTCCTTCAGGAATTGCGTCTTGGTCTGTTCGATGTTCAGCGCAACGTTGGGATCGTCATAGCGCTTGCGGATCTCCTCGGCCTTGGCCTCGACCGCGGCCTTGACATCCTTGCCGGTGGCCGCGGCGTTGTTGGCGGCCACGCGCAGCTCGTTCTGCGCGCCGCCCATCACGTTGCCGTACTTGAGGCCGAGCGGCTGCCACTGCTTGTCGGTCATGGCGCGGCCGTCGAGCTTGGCCACGAC from Cupriavidus taiwanensis includes the following:
- a CDS encoding LWXIA domain-containing protein gives rise to the protein MLDFMDAIRAAARAAAEAAARAAAEAAREAAERAAREAAERAQRAAEARETQRQQDTQNTQQAQQSQQTQQDQQAKPADQPDKPQAVAVTPALYTTGTPGAQAPRAMQVDAPAPEKPQTDPAEAARKKKESDARALTDGWQQQAQDAYDKVVAKLDGRAMTDKQWQPLGLKYGNVMGGAQNELRVAANNAAATGKDVKAAVEAKAEEIRKRYDDPNVALNIEQTKTQFLKDEGTQQARDTQGARFNVVLAQDKEQQAAAKVAEEQAAYLKIPGGIRRFELEADDQLVAARDALEQARQERVKAEDTFLDAMQKEIDTVAANGYKQDADQALKDLRNDPHDRTISMADRSYDLTLANGKVSDADAQLKALASGQGVKVPDSYRQQAVQDLKARYGTEGGMGQLIDRVDLRGRIAGEMEHLTPSTEFERELARNDPTTLAMAQAQGLTLDPQAKTDPNSATPRDLPQAERALMEHNPAGYVMYKALGADSLVPAPDLPATDPARIAYDKGVAEKGLLGYTVEQLKARSEDPRLSQAERDQTASGLNRMLGYMEGSVPLRVDAMTRGIDQKLDSGDVTGALQMRKAGADAAQTPEERQLYVDVHNDRFSGDLFKAQIEASMDKGLKNKTHDDRGRPIIGQEKMYADKVGVYLQEVAPHLIEEDAGTLLDTVKTEYSNDWTGRNNSQSPGYNDWDDFYHGLSAVVDAADAGYYARNPQAKPGTAPAATSTASWLSDRDNEVSLLMMMNQGGSSRQGRIYGGAQDAAARGHVGLSAAFEQSLKSSKDAPVMSDVYLRNAVQRGSEDYAGTDEAKEANQRFELDKDEILRQTFDSLAMRKEELSAKASDEKGLSAAIALGAPQGDAKAIREQIAEDAKAGTTVKAIPMYVAGPGGVPYQTSVFAFEGKDGKTLWVDDQGAVYGKEELDAKRDFQENNLLSDKGTVYFAENLELGRDGHVDYAAMDAHIVTTSEKVWGWVNLGVAAVGAVAGGVLAVASGGTLTPLVAAAWVGMVGSMGYGVGTSWAALDNISDHGRSVNPFSSQEAMAQWLNVAGSLAGMGGMGLAKTGALAMNAGTRLAGSTSPLRQMAGGMLTHSAGHYGSASRVLNGVGFGIGGVQTLQQAAMFAEHGSEMSVSEKLQNSAMLLMGATQMLPMALQKRIGESVRDGYQAMRGRGAGAGDPAGIGAPGRGLAPEALGAFRDGEGVPGATRSTNRPPTRPSTRQGVAGRDAESQPLARPDADGQSGRSGKQADGEATPAAARPAPPERSNGGTAAAPDLRTPHRLTPWQSARLSTAAAFDMAVTRGAMLQERVIHGMMDRAMSRAMARYATESAARSRSGERSGGSRADAPAPASRRRGASGTPALARAPRHLSGDGEAGVQRRTVSHGPAVVARADGPEAPARMSLRQNAISPLDNVLWIDGSMENIGVPYGAEMAARALADLDSVMIVTGPLTAHGRAETNGPVGAASLGAYLASLGKDVVYVTDRAHARTLRQMLRQDLNQPDARVETFSARDFASAGRQSRALLALHKPQAVVAVEVAGRNTNNEYRLLNGERVRGNAMLDQLLIDANDIADMVTIAVGDHGNEAGMRAARDRLLRDMAVTEQLADSWSDVGADHLVTGMNSNLAAQAIGFGVQRALGRDSGMPSVETVGALLDTMARHKARDGVTLEVGATSVRGYDKTVQKGVYELLQKAAERLPAGLDMAQLFEGIQRRFLPDGIDPADFGIRVQDDAIVITAFDSSNGGLLAAQNIARHTYAMTGKAVQVVAFTDHAAGTYGGRERGDLVNLVHAGVVAAQKARGAVDLFACNTACTAFPEALAGTHQAKVVNLIMQTAPRIVTEGGARPVVVATPGTVRLHAYLEAVAEASGGSVTVKEIGATEWADAVNNLMHLADGAQLEQLKGLVAKYLNAEQIPSDATSLWFCCTHYPALETLVRQQLDAIGRSDVRLIDPMQYQARKGVEMLVDQGLIERGALLEQPLDPSAVPDDKTLPTIVFTTGQPSRVSGLAHAMGRRPDIRVFKTAFGEAADVSPALALVDGGRHLAPVDRISFNYIGRGLREFYMPGGAERAAASLEDASNVMLVTGFSVAKDMPETDGPPGTAELGRALRLRGKQVTYVVDSANRPILEGILREMGEPLDNIRVFDAPVGSAAEPARALLREVGPDRVMAIELPSRSARGTKHNMRGIGIDDFNPALDQIVLEANAIDGIETLGVGDGGNEAGMGGVGGLIPRALDGSDIAAVVPVDHVVTASVSNWGAYAVSALLLRRGNMPERFQSPEELGRVLQAAADAGAVDGVSRERVATVDGFSTEVHQAVITLYGRAAAGGQPHGPGAARAPLPGGPALARTPLADAAKAVVAHGGQLPRKAAAASRADAAGSRPAAMPAARPEIRDGSWSVRDGAPSPKAIETTVDGIHESGGRLAGVHYLVTHGDGLSVPLRAGLPEASFLSLQQAMRDLGPALQAGGNFRIAIVSQREAARHGAVDARSVVGTVPLSLRGHKPHAQGFALNPDYHGEIRAALPDDFSAGLPLVRQQDGRRIDVLAQLEQFPRGRADLDLAQQAGHKTFDDEAVAVSVPQVPGHFTVRAEGLFGGIAMRAGDGPSALLDAPAVIDRIRAHPDYQEGTPVVLYGCYGQDGAVSLVQQLATGLNARVYGADGRLEVDAFRAPGSDLAHGARLRVAADPATMAASGAPVHVQDGGRFHGAMPALPVVAVTSGGKPVRQHGARAAGDPVPASWRQAPDRWAELALGEPAVRVNAPRDHLVVVGAVRPEGGLRGEAGEGIGAHELAFQLAHDWEPGQPIVLALDGAHGPQGRMLAQQVADVMRTEVLVPEFALRRGAYAQDPAKSQIDLAQPGSWRRLSPQPDPYAGHSFKIDHHGNVFLRRPDGSRERVRLEAYLGPRLGSGGAKTVFALGKDLAVGIANEAWLGDMVHGERAAMAEAAGAHGLNTVRSFGPASFEAFGRPAIGYERYAASTKDLFDATGQLRPEHAALLNERSARDIAALVDTMTTRKLHLGDVEFALFPGGAVKVADLTHVETGADASQGSAVYRMLDRMQQAARARGDDGTRGGVGGEGGVVRATISHGPAGNPPPPGSNGPRPWKVRTALTVSAAGTFAAASGAAAISAQTGANLVLTSAGCFIYRGSVAMGRTVHAGKVIRRAGTHTPADIAWLRRALTEKPGTAVWGINAKNQQKFARALDQLEAYAHHADKKDLPEAADKIREAQAELGTIGAALLTPDTRAGQVNDALQLGTLAINNGNTMLWFGEHGVTQIGEPLTYSSAVFLAANSVLSTVNFAARAGYHTGLAQPALLGARLRKFVMNAYSVGAVPLAVADMVHTGGVVGAIEAGSLAVFGIGAHLQSRNEQKLINAEKNRLARAADPDAVDQPVTPWLAQKWDFFGRAMPKGLVLLGGGVIVNFGAKILVELLKDDDKGGPRPAPTPGGGPSTPPTAAPGVPTPPQQPPKEPPRETPKERPASGSVRVQPYSPDHVAGATLWGIAGAHLDTLLSDGQKAEAQARAMTPDQQVANFALRELINLNPRYRLADDPDHLEPGWELDVTR